In one window of Ovis aries strain OAR_USU_Benz2616 breed Rambouillet chromosome 3, ARS-UI_Ramb_v3.0, whole genome shotgun sequence DNA:
- the IL17REL gene encoding putative interleukin-17 receptor E-like isoform X2, with protein sequence MLAGRTVALLCLSWGAYQSLAIPRVTECGLSCPQGFACKSRVNRNIFNSFCRQPPVSMPRSVLGSLALSTAMKCSPPDGCSLLLRVNASLALHESLQGLEVCSTSLDTQETQCQTVQVSRASRQQAGRQLQVRFDCFEVAVAQTLYVTLRTVPHFCGVQLGQQYHMEDCREEDVGKNVPDCFAEKLSYWVDRSRKVILVQVPESGGPDYYVRLCLKRFTCEDAGAPVRVTGNRVSRRVSLPYSQELSCLCLEVWSATPDAVRIQTCPFKNGAVPARGHTAPALPEVLHEPGFPSEVPFQAAEVPRVTLQGTLQWPLWIFLGTRPVHPAPASRAGGPMSSSPSPSSSVGSSVGLPPARLLCPWDSPGQDTGVGCHSLLQGIVLTQGSNPGLLHCRWTLYPLPPRGQPPEAKYLTKKTRVPGPTAGMQQGASSRLDTPGLCREGSASGHALRVLTWPQTRGLCTSRVSKGLQLLGPLDDARTLGQMKDLQPLLNPVWGQQSGSMGSPFPRWPSP encoded by the exons gaaatattttcaacagCTTCTGCCGGCAGCCCCCCGTGTCCATGCCCAGGTCCGTCCTGGGGTCCCTGGCGCTCTCCACCGCCATGAAGTGCTCCCCACCCGACGGCTGCTCCCTGCTCCTGCGCGTCAATGCCTCCCTCGCGCTGCACG AGAGCCTGCAGGGCCTGGAGGTCTGCTCCACGAGCCTGGACACCCAGGAGACGCAGTGCCAGACTGTGCAGGTGTCCAGGGCCTCCCGCCAGCAAGCAGGGCGGCAG CTCCAGGTGCGCTTTGACTGCTTTGAGGTGGCCGTGGCCCAGACCCTCTACGTCACCCTGAGGACTGTCCCCCACTTCTGCGGGGTCCAGCTGGGCCAGCAATACCACATGGAAG ACTGCAGAGAGGAGGACGTGGGGAAGAATGTGCCTGACTGCTTCG CTGAGAAGCTCTCCTACTGGGTGGACCGCAGCCGCAAGGTCATTCTAGTACAGGTGCCAGAGTCGGGGGGCCCTGACTACTACGTGCGGCTCTGTCTGAAGCGGTTCACCTGCGAGGACGCGGGCGCCCCAGTGAGG GTAACAGGGAACAGGGTCTCCCGGAGGGTCTCTCTACCCTACAGCCAAGAGTTGTCCTGTCTGTGCCTTGAG GTCTGGTCGGCGACCCCTGATGCGGTTCGAATCCAGACCTGCCCTTTCAAAAATG GTGCAGTACCCGCTCGTGGACACacagccccagctctgcctgaAG TTCTCCACGAGCCTGGGTTTCCAAGTGAGGTGCCCTTTCAAGCAGCCGAGGTTCCCAG GGTGACTCTGCAGGGGACCCTGCAGTGGCCTTTGTGGATATTCCTGGGGACGAGGCCTGTGCACCCAGCACCTGCATCCAG GGCAGGAGGACCGATGTCCAGTTCTCCGTCCCCCAGCAGCTCTGTGGGCTCCAGTGTG ggactgccgcctgccaggctcctctgtccatgggattctccaggccaggatactggagtgggctgtcattcccttctccaggggatcgtcctgacccagggatcgaacccaggtctcctgcactgcaggtggactctttaccct CTGCCACCCAGGGGACAGCCGCCTGAGGCCAAGTATCTCACCAAGAAGACACGGGTGCCAGGTCCAACTGCAGGGATGCAGCAAGGGGCCAGCTCACGTCTTGACACCCCAGGCCTCTGTCGCGAAGGCTCGGCCTCAGGGCATGCACTGAGGGTCCTCACCTGGCCCCAGACTAGGGGCCTGTGTACCTCTCGGGTCTCCAAAGGCCTGCAGCTACTTGGGCCCTTGGACGATGCCAGGACTTTGGGTCAGATGAAGGACCTCCAGCCCCTCCTGAACCCTGTGTGGGGCCAACAGAGTGGCTCCATGGGCAGCCCCTTCCCCAGATGGCCCAGCCCCTGA
- the IL17REL gene encoding putative interleukin-17 receptor E-like isoform X4: protein MLAGRTVALLCLSWGAYQSLAIPRVTECGLSCPQGFACKSRVNRNIFNSFCRQPPVSMPRSVLGSLALSTAMKCSPPDGCSLLLRVNASLALHESLQGLEVCSTSLDTQETQCQTVQVSRASRQQAGRQLQVRFDCFEVAVAQTLYVTLRTVPHFCGVQLGQQYHMEDCREEDVGKNVPDCFAEKLSYWVDRSRKVILVQVPESGGPDYYVRLCLKRFTCEDAGAPVRVTGNRVSRRVSLPYSQELSCLCLEVWSATPDAVRIQTCPFKNGAVPARGHTAPALPEVLHEPGFPSEVPFQAAEVPRVTLQGTLQWPLWIFLGTRPVHPAPASRAGGPMSSSPSPSSSVGSSVLPPRGQPPEAKYLTKKTRVPGPTAGMQQGASSRLDTPGLCREGSASGHALRVLTWPQTRGLCTSRVSKGLQLLGPLDDARTLGQMKDLQPLLNPVWGQQSGSMGSPFPRWPSP, encoded by the exons gaaatattttcaacagCTTCTGCCGGCAGCCCCCCGTGTCCATGCCCAGGTCCGTCCTGGGGTCCCTGGCGCTCTCCACCGCCATGAAGTGCTCCCCACCCGACGGCTGCTCCCTGCTCCTGCGCGTCAATGCCTCCCTCGCGCTGCACG AGAGCCTGCAGGGCCTGGAGGTCTGCTCCACGAGCCTGGACACCCAGGAGACGCAGTGCCAGACTGTGCAGGTGTCCAGGGCCTCCCGCCAGCAAGCAGGGCGGCAG CTCCAGGTGCGCTTTGACTGCTTTGAGGTGGCCGTGGCCCAGACCCTCTACGTCACCCTGAGGACTGTCCCCCACTTCTGCGGGGTCCAGCTGGGCCAGCAATACCACATGGAAG ACTGCAGAGAGGAGGACGTGGGGAAGAATGTGCCTGACTGCTTCG CTGAGAAGCTCTCCTACTGGGTGGACCGCAGCCGCAAGGTCATTCTAGTACAGGTGCCAGAGTCGGGGGGCCCTGACTACTACGTGCGGCTCTGTCTGAAGCGGTTCACCTGCGAGGACGCGGGCGCCCCAGTGAGG GTAACAGGGAACAGGGTCTCCCGGAGGGTCTCTCTACCCTACAGCCAAGAGTTGTCCTGTCTGTGCCTTGAG GTCTGGTCGGCGACCCCTGATGCGGTTCGAATCCAGACCTGCCCTTTCAAAAATG GTGCAGTACCCGCTCGTGGACACacagccccagctctgcctgaAG TTCTCCACGAGCCTGGGTTTCCAAGTGAGGTGCCCTTTCAAGCAGCCGAGGTTCCCAG GGTGACTCTGCAGGGGACCCTGCAGTGGCCTTTGTGGATATTCCTGGGGACGAGGCCTGTGCACCCAGCACCTGCATCCAG GGCAGGAGGACCGATGTCCAGTTCTCCGTCCCCCAGCAGCTCTGTGGGCTCCAGTGTG CTGCCACCCAGGGGACAGCCGCCTGAGGCCAAGTATCTCACCAAGAAGACACGGGTGCCAGGTCCAACTGCAGGGATGCAGCAAGGGGCCAGCTCACGTCTTGACACCCCAGGCCTCTGTCGCGAAGGCTCGGCCTCAGGGCATGCACTGAGGGTCCTCACCTGGCCCCAGACTAGGGGCCTGTGTACCTCTCGGGTCTCCAAAGGCCTGCAGCTACTTGGGCCCTTGGACGATGCCAGGACTTTGGGTCAGATGAAGGACCTCCAGCCCCTCCTGAACCCTGTGTGGGGCCAACAGAGTGGCTCCATGGGCAGCCCCTTCCCCAGATGGCCCAGCCCCTGA
- the IL17REL gene encoding putative interleukin-17 receptor E-like isoform X3 — protein MLAGRTVALLCLSWGAYQSLAIPRVTECGLSCPQGFACKSRVNRNIFNSFCRQPPVSMPRSVLGSLALSTAMKCSPPDGCSLLLRVNASLALHESLQGLEVCSTSLDTQETQCQTVQVSRASRQQAGRQLQVRFDCFEVAVAQTLYVTLRTVPHFCGVQLGQQYHMEDCREEDVGKNVPDCFAEKLSYWVDRSRKVILVQVPESGGPDYYVRLCLKRFTCEDAGAPVRVTGNRVSRRVSLPYSQELSCLCLEVWSATPDAVRIQTCPFKNVTESLPDAIHYHPGSQALSWEPACPVRGRVSLCWQPGPGAHCLELKHSGRPARGRVQYPLVDTQPQLCLKFSTSLGFQVRCPFKQPRFPAWKMAVQPSPAPGHLRVAFFSSSPARFQVCLCHQGKTWPPACRRLLQATPVPAASVSQGDSAGDPAVAFVDIPGDEACAPSTCIQGRRTDVQFSVPQQLCGLQCAATQGTAA, from the exons gaaatattttcaacagCTTCTGCCGGCAGCCCCCCGTGTCCATGCCCAGGTCCGTCCTGGGGTCCCTGGCGCTCTCCACCGCCATGAAGTGCTCCCCACCCGACGGCTGCTCCCTGCTCCTGCGCGTCAATGCCTCCCTCGCGCTGCACG AGAGCCTGCAGGGCCTGGAGGTCTGCTCCACGAGCCTGGACACCCAGGAGACGCAGTGCCAGACTGTGCAGGTGTCCAGGGCCTCCCGCCAGCAAGCAGGGCGGCAG CTCCAGGTGCGCTTTGACTGCTTTGAGGTGGCCGTGGCCCAGACCCTCTACGTCACCCTGAGGACTGTCCCCCACTTCTGCGGGGTCCAGCTGGGCCAGCAATACCACATGGAAG ACTGCAGAGAGGAGGACGTGGGGAAGAATGTGCCTGACTGCTTCG CTGAGAAGCTCTCCTACTGGGTGGACCGCAGCCGCAAGGTCATTCTAGTACAGGTGCCAGAGTCGGGGGGCCCTGACTACTACGTGCGGCTCTGTCTGAAGCGGTTCACCTGCGAGGACGCGGGCGCCCCAGTGAGG GTAACAGGGAACAGGGTCTCCCGGAGGGTCTCTCTACCCTACAGCCAAGAGTTGTCCTGTCTGTGCCTTGAG GTCTGGTCGGCGACCCCTGATGCGGTTCGAATCCAGACCTGCCCTTTCAAAAATG TCACGGAGAGCCTCCCGGATGCCATCCACTACCACCCGGGGAGCCAGGCGCTGAGCTGGGAGCCCGCCTGCCCCGTGAGAGGCCGTGTGAGCCTGTGCTGGCAGCCAGGGCCAGGGGCCCACTGCCTCGAGCTGAAGCATTCAGGCCGGCCAGCCCGCGGCAGG GTGCAGTACCCGCTCGTGGACACacagccccagctctgcctgaAG TTCTCCACGAGCCTGGGTTTCCAAGTGAGGTGCCCTTTCAAGCAGCCGAGGTTCCCAG CCTGGAAGATGGCCGTCCAGCCCTCGCCCGCTCCGGGCCACCTCCGGGTGGCCTTCTTCTCGTCCAGCCCCGCCCGCTTCCAGGTGTGCCTGTGCCACCAGGGGAAGACGTGGCCCCCCGCCTGCCGCCGACTGCTCCAGGCCACCCCCGTCCCTGCGGCCTCTGTGAGCCAG GGTGACTCTGCAGGGGACCCTGCAGTGGCCTTTGTGGATATTCCTGGGGACGAGGCCTGTGCACCCAGCACCTGCATCCAG GGCAGGAGGACCGATGTCCAGTTCTCCGTCCCCCAGCAGCTCTGTGGGCTCCAGTGTG CTGCCACCCAGGGGACAGCCGCCTGA
- the IL17REL gene encoding putative interleukin-17 receptor E-like isoform X5, whose protein sequence is MPRSVLGSLALSTAMKCSPPDGCSLLLRVNASLALHESLQGLEVCSTSLDTQETQCQTVQVSRASRQQAGRQLQVRFDCFEVAVAQTLYVTLRTVPHFCGVQLGQQYHMEDCREEDVGKNVPDCFAEKLSYWVDRSRKVILVQVPESGGPDYYVRLCLKRFTCEDAGAPVRVTGNRVSRRVSLPYSQELSCLCLEVWSATPDAVRIQTCPFKNVTESLPDAIHYHPGSQALSWEPACPVRGRVSLCWQPGPGAHCLELKHSGRPARGRVQYPLVDTQPQLCLKFSTSLGFQVRCPFKQPRFPAWKMAVQPSPAPGHLRVAFFSSSPARFQVCLCHQGKTWPPACRRLLQATPVPAASVSQGDSAGDPAVAFVDIPGDEACAPSTCIQGRRTDVQFSVPQQLCGLQCGTAACQAPLSMGFSRPGYWSGLSFPSPGDRPDPGIEPRSPALQVDSLPSATQGTAA, encoded by the exons ATGCCCAGGTCCGTCCTGGGGTCCCTGGCGCTCTCCACCGCCATGAAGTGCTCCCCACCCGACGGCTGCTCCCTGCTCCTGCGCGTCAATGCCTCCCTCGCGCTGCACG AGAGCCTGCAGGGCCTGGAGGTCTGCTCCACGAGCCTGGACACCCAGGAGACGCAGTGCCAGACTGTGCAGGTGTCCAGGGCCTCCCGCCAGCAAGCAGGGCGGCAG CTCCAGGTGCGCTTTGACTGCTTTGAGGTGGCCGTGGCCCAGACCCTCTACGTCACCCTGAGGACTGTCCCCCACTTCTGCGGGGTCCAGCTGGGCCAGCAATACCACATGGAAG ACTGCAGAGAGGAGGACGTGGGGAAGAATGTGCCTGACTGCTTCG CTGAGAAGCTCTCCTACTGGGTGGACCGCAGCCGCAAGGTCATTCTAGTACAGGTGCCAGAGTCGGGGGGCCCTGACTACTACGTGCGGCTCTGTCTGAAGCGGTTCACCTGCGAGGACGCGGGCGCCCCAGTGAGG GTAACAGGGAACAGGGTCTCCCGGAGGGTCTCTCTACCCTACAGCCAAGAGTTGTCCTGTCTGTGCCTTGAG GTCTGGTCGGCGACCCCTGATGCGGTTCGAATCCAGACCTGCCCTTTCAAAAATG TCACGGAGAGCCTCCCGGATGCCATCCACTACCACCCGGGGAGCCAGGCGCTGAGCTGGGAGCCCGCCTGCCCCGTGAGAGGCCGTGTGAGCCTGTGCTGGCAGCCAGGGCCAGGGGCCCACTGCCTCGAGCTGAAGCATTCAGGCCGGCCAGCCCGCGGCAGG GTGCAGTACCCGCTCGTGGACACacagccccagctctgcctgaAG TTCTCCACGAGCCTGGGTTTCCAAGTGAGGTGCCCTTTCAAGCAGCCGAGGTTCCCAG CCTGGAAGATGGCCGTCCAGCCCTCGCCCGCTCCGGGCCACCTCCGGGTGGCCTTCTTCTCGTCCAGCCCCGCCCGCTTCCAGGTGTGCCTGTGCCACCAGGGGAAGACGTGGCCCCCCGCCTGCCGCCGACTGCTCCAGGCCACCCCCGTCCCTGCGGCCTCTGTGAGCCAG GGTGACTCTGCAGGGGACCCTGCAGTGGCCTTTGTGGATATTCCTGGGGACGAGGCCTGTGCACCCAGCACCTGCATCCAG GGCAGGAGGACCGATGTCCAGTTCTCCGTCCCCCAGCAGCTCTGTGGGCTCCAGTGTG ggactgccgcctgccaggctcctctgtccatgggattctccaggccaggatactggagtgggctgtcattcccttctccaggggatcgtcctgacccagggatcgaacccaggtctcctgcactgcaggtggactctttaccct CTGCCACCCAGGGGACAGCCGCCTGA
- the IL17REL gene encoding putative interleukin-17 receptor E-like isoform X1 yields MLAGRTVALLCLSWGAYQSLAIPRVTECGLSCPQGFACKSRVNRNIFNSFCRQPPVSMPRSVLGSLALSTAMKCSPPDGCSLLLRVNASLALHESLQGLEVCSTSLDTQETQCQTVQVSRASRQQAGRQLQVRFDCFEVAVAQTLYVTLRTVPHFCGVQLGQQYHMEDCREEDVGKNVPDCFAEKLSYWVDRSRKVILVQVPESGGPDYYVRLCLKRFTCEDAGAPVRVTGNRVSRRVSLPYSQELSCLCLEVWSATPDAVRIQTCPFKNVTESLPDAIHYHPGSQALSWEPACPVRGRVSLCWQPGPGAHCLELKHSGRPARGRVQYPLVDTQPQLCLKFSTSLGFQVRCPFKQPRFPAWKMAVQPSPAPGHLRVAFFSSSPARFQVCLCHQGKTWPPACRRLLQATPVPAASVSQGDSAGDPAVAFVDIPGDEACAPSTCIQGRRTDVQFSVPQQLCGLQCGTAACQAPLSMGFSRPGYWSGLSFPSPGDRPDPGIEPRSPALQVDSLPSATQGTAA; encoded by the exons gaaatattttcaacagCTTCTGCCGGCAGCCCCCCGTGTCCATGCCCAGGTCCGTCCTGGGGTCCCTGGCGCTCTCCACCGCCATGAAGTGCTCCCCACCCGACGGCTGCTCCCTGCTCCTGCGCGTCAATGCCTCCCTCGCGCTGCACG AGAGCCTGCAGGGCCTGGAGGTCTGCTCCACGAGCCTGGACACCCAGGAGACGCAGTGCCAGACTGTGCAGGTGTCCAGGGCCTCCCGCCAGCAAGCAGGGCGGCAG CTCCAGGTGCGCTTTGACTGCTTTGAGGTGGCCGTGGCCCAGACCCTCTACGTCACCCTGAGGACTGTCCCCCACTTCTGCGGGGTCCAGCTGGGCCAGCAATACCACATGGAAG ACTGCAGAGAGGAGGACGTGGGGAAGAATGTGCCTGACTGCTTCG CTGAGAAGCTCTCCTACTGGGTGGACCGCAGCCGCAAGGTCATTCTAGTACAGGTGCCAGAGTCGGGGGGCCCTGACTACTACGTGCGGCTCTGTCTGAAGCGGTTCACCTGCGAGGACGCGGGCGCCCCAGTGAGG GTAACAGGGAACAGGGTCTCCCGGAGGGTCTCTCTACCCTACAGCCAAGAGTTGTCCTGTCTGTGCCTTGAG GTCTGGTCGGCGACCCCTGATGCGGTTCGAATCCAGACCTGCCCTTTCAAAAATG TCACGGAGAGCCTCCCGGATGCCATCCACTACCACCCGGGGAGCCAGGCGCTGAGCTGGGAGCCCGCCTGCCCCGTGAGAGGCCGTGTGAGCCTGTGCTGGCAGCCAGGGCCAGGGGCCCACTGCCTCGAGCTGAAGCATTCAGGCCGGCCAGCCCGCGGCAGG GTGCAGTACCCGCTCGTGGACACacagccccagctctgcctgaAG TTCTCCACGAGCCTGGGTTTCCAAGTGAGGTGCCCTTTCAAGCAGCCGAGGTTCCCAG CCTGGAAGATGGCCGTCCAGCCCTCGCCCGCTCCGGGCCACCTCCGGGTGGCCTTCTTCTCGTCCAGCCCCGCCCGCTTCCAGGTGTGCCTGTGCCACCAGGGGAAGACGTGGCCCCCCGCCTGCCGCCGACTGCTCCAGGCCACCCCCGTCCCTGCGGCCTCTGTGAGCCAG GGTGACTCTGCAGGGGACCCTGCAGTGGCCTTTGTGGATATTCCTGGGGACGAGGCCTGTGCACCCAGCACCTGCATCCAG GGCAGGAGGACCGATGTCCAGTTCTCCGTCCCCCAGCAGCTCTGTGGGCTCCAGTGTG ggactgccgcctgccaggctcctctgtccatgggattctccaggccaggatactggagtgggctgtcattcccttctccaggggatcgtcctgacccagggatcgaacccaggtctcctgcactgcaggtggactctttaccct CTGCCACCCAGGGGACAGCCGCCTGA